Proteins encoded together in one Juglans regia cultivar Chandler chromosome 9, Walnut 2.0, whole genome shotgun sequence window:
- the LOC108997100 gene encoding F-box protein PP2-A12, with protein sequence MGAGLSVFFSGITGSDCSNGSLSLQSKPSLGDLPESCVALVLASLDPPEICKLARLNRAFRGASWADYLWESKLPSNYQVLVRKVFGELPGDLGKREIYARLCQANSFDCDTKKFWLHKSTGGVCLSIASKGLSITGIDDRRYWSHIPTEESGFRTVAYVQQIWWFEVDGEVEFPFPMGTYSLFFRLQLGRTSKWFGRQISNTEHVHGWDIKPVQFQLWTSDGQHAASKCFLNVTKWKYYHVGDFVVDKSNAATKIKFSMTQIDCTHTKGGLCLDSVVIYPSEFRERLKRF encoded by the exons ATGGGTGCCGGTTTATCTGTTTTTTTCTCAGGCATAACTGGGTCTGATTGTTCCAATGGGTCTTTGTCTTTGCAATCGAAACCCAGTTTGGGAGACTTACCTGAGAGCTGTGTAGCCCTGGTTCTGGCCTCCTTGGACCCTCCAGAGATTTGCAAATTGGCGAGGCTGAATCGGGCTTTTCGTGGGGCTTCGTGGGCCGATTATCTGTGGGAATCGAAGTTGCCGTCTAATTATCAAGTTCTTGTTAGGAAAGTGTTCGGTGAGTTGCCGGGGGATTTGGGTAAGCGGGAGATATACGCGAGGCTTTGTCAGGCTAATAGTTTCGATTGTGATACCAAG AAATTTTGGCTGCATAAAAGTACCGGTGGTGTTTGTTTGTCCATTGCTTCAAAAGGGTTATCGATCACTGGGATTGATGATCGAAGATATTGGAGTCATATCCCAACGGAAGAATCTGG ATTTCGCACGGTTGCATACGTCCAGCAAATTTGGTGGTTTGAAGTTGATGGCGAGGTAGAGTTCCCATTTCCAATGGGAACATATAGCCTATTCTTCAGGCTGCAGCTGGGACGGACATCCAAGTGGTTTGGTCGCCAAATTTCTAACACCGAGCATGTTCACGGATGGGACATAAAGCCAGTGCAGTTTCAGCTATGGACTTCAGATGGTCAGCATGCCGCATCAAAGTGCTTTCTGAATGTAACAAAATGGAAATACTATCACGTTGGGGATTTTGTCGTAGATAAGTCCAATGCAGCAACTAAAATTAAGTTCTCTATGACCCAGATTGATTGCACGCACACCAAAGGTGGTCTCTGTTTAGATTCTGTAGTTATATACCCAAGTGAAtttagggagaggttgaagcgTTTTTAA
- the LOC108997099 gene encoding ribosomal RNA processing protein 36 homolog — protein sequence MSMMKKPDNLVSHSSKTKFEDSDEHKSSSSEYEEEEEEEEIERELADATFEELQRALSDGSHFEYKKHSLNKKHHEEKKPGRANKNRPMEASSKKPVRRFREVVQAPKRVIRDPRFESLCGAFDAKQFRSKYNFLFKKYDPDIIEKERKKLDKSKDPDAISRFQNSISWMRGNLPAEREELRKQLAKSNNPEVIGELKSHITWIEKQLKSESGQRTDAAILAEHKKKEREAAKRGKQPFYLSKSALQKQRLVEKYEDLKASGKLDAFIEKRRRKNAAKDHRYMPYRRPNNHEQPN from the exons ATGTCGATGATGAAGAAACCTGATAATCTGGTCTCCCATTCAAGCAAGACAAAGTTCGAGGACAGCGATGAACACAAATCGTCCTCTTCTGAATAC gaggaagaggaggaggaggaggagatagAGCGCGAGCTCGCCGATGCTACATTCGAAGAATTGCAACGAGCGCTTTCGGATGGGTCGCATTTTGAGTATAAAAAGCATTCGCTGAATAAAAAGCACCATGAGGAAAAGAAACCTGGGAGGGCCAACAAGAATAG GCCGATGGAGGCAAGTAGCAAGAAGCCGGTTCGTAGGTTTAGAGAGGTGGTTCAAGCTCCTAAGAGG GTCATACGTGACCCCCGTTTTGAATctttatgtggtgcatttgatGCCAAACA GTTTAGgagcaaatataattttctctttAAGAAATATGATCCTGATATAATAGAG AAAGAACGGAAGAAGTTAGACAAATCCAAGGATCCAGATGCCATAAgcagatttcaaaacagcatATCTTGGATG AGGGGTAATCTTCCTGCTGAAAGAGAG GAACTACGGAAGCAATTAGCAAAATCAAATAACCCAGAAGTCATTGGTGAATTAAAGAGCCACATAACTTGGATT GAAAAGCAGTTGAAGTCTGAGTCAGGTCAGCGTACTGATGCAGCAATTCTGGCTGAAcacaagaagaaagagagagaagcagCAAAGAGAGGAAAACAACCATTTTATCTCTCTAAAA GTGCACTCCAGAAGCAAAGGCTAGTTGAGAAATATGAAGATCTCAAG GCATCTGGTAAGCTCGATGCCTTTATcgagaaaagaagaaggaagaatgcTGCAAAGGACCATAGATACATGCCATACCGCAGGCCCAACAACCATGAGCAACCAAATTAA